A section of the Mycoplasmopsis synoviae ATCC 25204 genome encodes:
- a CDS encoding MIP family Ig-specific serine endopeptidase — MKVRSKLKKILMVTAFLSVSILASSCNIFDTLSSRQKKDEKKDDKLYLNKNGDPEDQDDQSKKPVVTPPVTFKPENPSKDPISEKPQEPDAPEAPSAENNFNINTDIKNWDQKLSNVQLQSIYNNNPQLSRFNFTKAPENTKFSSNEEYLESIFKRTFSINFNYSTQTIAGTAWVLDYHYDKNNPKEITLYLATNFHVATNLRTANDYEFYVQNSPNLERVRSVDLRFAQDWRNPDTSYITKRYTGRNMPRNIFLAKNFMDQEVSSSYNDGGGYYADFSVIEWKFKISDFYSNSTFFINTVDPSLDLWVKKIESAAGEVKAAVDKNLGIDGGYLNTKAHEGYTSLDYTTIQSTYYSDLSKTITNEVRYPQTVNEILEFQKNVNNTFTNYIYAFRPEYWFFGGYPLIPNDGFVPTFNIDYDNLTNLGFNKNDYNPDFKIIYTLNNTKNTDQKISFNNEPTYAFYGTAYETFQKIKIHGGISGSLVLNEQGIPAGVLYGSFVNDTEKITRKDGSTLTLNNALMIPFAQQKDITYTTFDGQSHTIYAYNLVDGTDKAKFPHQIDSFREKLIEVYGPNYKTKLFPNGVGVFDGPSNHDINSEKFKG, encoded by the coding sequence ATGAAAGTAAGATCAAAATTAAAAAAAATTCTAATGGTTACAGCTTTTTTATCTGTATCAATTTTAGCTTCATCATGTAATATTTTTGACACTCTTTCATCAAGGCAGAAAAAAGACGAAAAAAAGGACGATAAATTATATTTAAATAAAAATGGTGATCCTGAAGATCAAGATGACCAAAGTAAAAAGCCTGTAGTTACTCCGCCTGTTACTTTTAAGCCAGAAAATCCTTCTAAGGATCCTATTTCAGAAAAACCACAAGAGCCAGACGCGCCAGAGGCGCCGAGCGCTGAAAATAATTTCAATATAAATACAGATATTAAAAACTGAGATCAAAAGCTATCAAATGTTCAGCTGCAAAGCATATATAATAACAACCCTCAGCTATCTAGATTTAACTTTACCAAAGCGCCAGAAAACACTAAGTTTTCAAGCAACGAGGAATATCTAGAAAGCATTTTCAAAAGAACATTTTCAATTAATTTTAATTATTCAACTCAAACCATAGCAGGAACTGCTTGAGTTTTAGATTATCACTACGATAAAAATAACCCTAAAGAAATTACCTTATATTTAGCTACTAATTTTCACGTAGCTACCAATTTAAGAACTGCTAATGACTATGAATTTTATGTGCAAAATAGTCCAAATCTTGAAAGAGTTAGAAGCGTTGATTTAAGATTTGCCCAAGATTGAAGAAATCCAGATACTAGCTATATAACCAAAAGATATACCGGCAGAAACATGCCTAGAAATATCTTTCTAGCTAAGAATTTCATGGACCAAGAAGTTAGTTCAAGTTATAACGATGGTGGAGGATACTACGCTGATTTTTCAGTAATCGAATGAAAATTTAAAATTTCAGATTTCTATTCAAATTCAACCTTTTTTATAAACACCGTAGATCCTTCACTAGATTTATGAGTTAAAAAAATTGAATCAGCTGCCGGTGAAGTTAAAGCCGCAGTTGATAAAAACTTAGGTATTGATGGCGGGTATTTAAATACCAAAGCTCATGAAGGTTATACTTCGCTAGATTACACTACAATCCAATCAACTTACTATAGCGATCTGTCAAAAACTATAACCAATGAAGTTAGATATCCTCAAACAGTTAACGAGATTTTAGAATTCCAAAAAAATGTAAATAATACCTTTACCAATTACATTTATGCATTCCGTCCAGAGTATTGATTTTTTGGTGGATATCCATTAATTCCTAACGATGGATTTGTTCCAACATTTAATATTGACTACGATAATTTAACCAATTTAGGATTTAATAAAAACGACTACAATCCTGATTTTAAAATTATTTACACTTTAAATAACACCAAAAATACTGATCAAAAAATTAGCTTTAATAACGAACCTACTTATGCCTTTTATGGAACAGCTTATGAGACTTTCCAAAAGATAAAAATTCATGGTGGAATTTCAGGATCGTTAGTATTAAACGAACAAGGAATTCCGGCTGGAGTATTATACGGAAGCTTTGTTAACGATACCGAAAAAATAACCAGAAAAGACGGAAGCACACTAACGCTAAATAACGCATTAATGATTCCATTTGCGCAACAAAAAGATATAACCTATACAACCTTTGATGGACAAAGTCATACCATTTATGCCTACAATTTAGTCGATGGAACCGATAAAGCCAAATTCCCTCATCAAATAGATTCATTTAGAGAAAAATTAATTGAAGTTTATGGCCCAAATTATAAAACCAAGCTTTTCCCTAATGGTGTTGGAGTCTTTGATGGACCAAGTAATCACGATATTAATTCCGAAAAATTTAAAGGATAA
- the mnmA gene encoding tRNA 2-thiouridine(34) synthase MnmA — MQNNKKTVVVGLSGGVDSSVAAYLLKKNYNVIGLFMRNWDSLINNDYLGNREINNDICPQELDYKDAQEIARQLDIPLYRVDFVKEYWDYVFENFISEYKKGRTPNPDILCNKYIKFDLFAKHAFNELKTDYIATGHYAKMKNGELYRASDKNKDQSYFLSQLSKEQLKKVLFPLENLTKDEIRKIAREQNLITAAKKDSTGICFIGERKFAEFLQNYIPAKKGNVLDITNQKIVGEHSGCFYYTIGQRKGLNLGGNKESYYVCGKNVAENIIYVAPSSRPEFLESNSLLASNLNLNTNNFNKKNLSAKFRYRQEDSKVKVEFLENNFVKVYYDKAQAITPGQQVVFYDGEKCIGGAVIEEIYLNDQKLTYL; from the coding sequence ATGCAAAATAACAAAAAAACGGTAGTTGTAGGCCTTAGCGGAGGAGTTGACTCTTCCGTTGCAGCTTATTTACTTAAAAAAAACTACAACGTTATTGGCTTATTTATGCGTAATTGAGATAGCTTAATTAATAATGATTATTTAGGCAATAGAGAAATAAATAACGATATCTGTCCGCAAGAGCTAGACTACAAGGACGCGCAAGAAATCGCAAGACAACTTGATATACCGCTATATAGAGTAGACTTTGTCAAAGAATACTGGGATTATGTTTTTGAAAATTTTATAAGTGAATATAAAAAAGGTAGAACTCCAAATCCTGATATTTTATGTAACAAATACATTAAATTTGATCTCTTTGCCAAGCATGCCTTTAACGAATTAAAAACTGACTATATAGCCACAGGACACTACGCCAAAATGAAAAATGGCGAGCTTTATAGAGCCAGCGATAAAAACAAAGATCAAAGTTATTTTTTAAGTCAGCTTTCTAAAGAGCAACTTAAAAAAGTTTTATTTCCACTAGAAAATCTAACCAAAGATGAAATAAGAAAAATAGCTAGAGAGCAAAATTTAATAACTGCTGCTAAAAAAGATTCAACTGGAATTTGTTTTATTGGAGAGCGCAAATTTGCTGAATTTCTTCAAAACTATATACCAGCAAAAAAAGGTAATGTTTTAGATATTACAAATCAAAAAATAGTAGGCGAACACTCTGGATGTTTTTATTATACAATCGGACAACGTAAAGGATTAAATCTTGGCGGCAATAAAGAATCTTATTATGTTTGCGGTAAAAATGTTGCTGAAAATATCATCTACGTAGCACCATCTTCGCGGCCAGAATTTCTAGAATCAAATTCACTGTTAGCTTCTAATTTAAATTTAAATACAAATAACTTTAATAAAAAAAATTTAAGCGCTAAATTTAGATATCGTCAAGAAGATTCAAAAGTAAAAGTTGAATTTCTAGAAAATAATTTTGTAAAAGTTTACTACGATAAAGCTCAAGCTATAACACCCGGACAGCAAGTTGTATTTTATGATGGCGAAAAATGCATCGGTGGCGCCGTTATTGAAGAAATATATTTAAACGACCAAAAACTAACTTATCTATAA
- the alaS gene encoding alanine--tRNA ligase: MNSKEIRKAWLDFFESKNHFIVPPKSLIPVNDNSLLWINSGVATLKDYFSGKKNPPSKRMANSQKSIRTNDIENVGITARHHTFFEMLGNFSIGDYFKKEAIEFATEFVLDVLKLDRSRLYFTYFHDDLETKNLWISQGFKEEQLIPGDRKTNFWEVGKGPSGPNTEIFYDRGEKYDQRGIELLKNDIENDRYIEIWNIVFSTYNSDGEGNYTELNQKNIDTGAGLERIVSILQDAPTNFDTDLFLPIIHEIEKYTSYRYKIENYFIKDIAQEEINSYFKIIADHMRTVVNAIADGEKPSNLSRGYILRRLIRRSYYKAIQLKITKSPFLYKLVDVIKASLPFEYDSKKVAKVIKEEEVLFSQTISKGKEILEKFISENSSKDLFPGDLAYKLHETYGFPFELTEEILLQKDIKINKEEFNLAKEKHIEASRNQKEAGMDKVINSLALIKAKEDEFIGYEHTNSVSKILHLLNEENELSENDGTSYLILDKTPFYATSGGQKHDRGYIEQNGVKLEILNVFKDKFGNHVHKVVGKLSKNYPVTCQVDLKIRRGLERNHSGTHLMFCALRNVFGNQIKQLGSDNNEDRLTFDAPFDAKPTNEEILKVENLVKSYIQKKVDRQYLIMDIDQAKEINAIMTLEEAEYMDSSKLRIVNFNGITADLCGGTHLENTKLLEDFKITSVEKKAAGVYRIRAISSKETIEKYLENQKQELMQELLVLVKKLKDMQFDFKVSLDESLELSNQIQEIKNLTNLASEAIKNKIKENSKKISIDLNEIKLENINGNYLYLNDEISKEEIKNLSGVIREKFPNALVILISKGETQSAISFASKKYNSINVLKELANHFELRGGGNAILAMGSIKDYSKLKTFLKEKYKWEN, from the coding sequence ATGAATTCAAAAGAAATTAGAAAAGCATGACTTGATTTTTTTGAATCAAAAAATCATTTTATTGTTCCCCCAAAATCGCTAATTCCTGTTAATGATAATTCACTTCTTTGAATTAATTCAGGAGTAGCAACGCTAAAGGATTATTTTTCTGGTAAAAAAAATCCGCCATCAAAGAGAATGGCTAACTCTCAAAAATCAATTAGAACCAACGATATTGAAAATGTAGGAATAACCGCAAGGCACCATACATTTTTTGAAATGCTTGGAAATTTTTCTATTGGAGATTACTTTAAAAAAGAAGCCATTGAATTTGCCACCGAGTTTGTTTTAGATGTATTAAAGCTTGACAGATCTAGACTCTACTTTACATATTTTCATGATGATTTAGAAACAAAAAATTTATGAATTTCACAAGGTTTTAAAGAAGAGCAGTTAATTCCAGGTGATAGAAAAACTAACTTTTGAGAAGTAGGAAAAGGACCATCTGGACCTAACACTGAAATCTTTTACGATCGTGGTGAAAAATACGATCAAAGAGGAATTGAGCTTTTAAAAAACGATATCGAAAATGATCGTTATATTGAAATTTGAAACATTGTTTTTTCTACCTATAATTCAGATGGCGAAGGTAACTATACCGAGCTTAATCAAAAAAATATCGACACCGGTGCAGGACTAGAAAGAATTGTTTCGATTTTACAAGACGCTCCTACTAATTTCGATACCGATTTATTCCTTCCAATAATTCATGAAATTGAAAAATATACAAGCTATAGATATAAAATAGAAAACTACTTTATAAAAGATATAGCTCAAGAAGAAATTAATTCATATTTTAAAATAATAGCTGATCATATGCGTACAGTAGTTAATGCTATTGCTGACGGAGAAAAACCATCTAATTTATCAAGAGGATATATTCTTAGAAGATTAATTAGAAGAAGCTATTATAAAGCCATTCAACTTAAAATTACTAAAAGTCCTTTTTTATATAAATTAGTTGATGTAATTAAAGCATCACTACCTTTCGAATACGATTCAAAAAAGGTAGCTAAAGTAATTAAAGAAGAAGAAGTTTTATTTAGTCAAACTATTTCAAAAGGAAAAGAAATTTTAGAAAAATTTATCTCAGAAAATTCTTCTAAAGATTTATTTCCAGGTGATCTAGCTTACAAGCTTCATGAAACTTATGGATTTCCTTTTGAATTAACAGAAGAAATTCTGCTTCAAAAAGATATTAAAATCAACAAAGAAGAATTTAATTTAGCTAAAGAAAAACACATTGAAGCTTCTAGAAATCAAAAAGAAGCTGGAATGGATAAAGTCATAAATTCACTAGCTTTAATTAAAGCTAAAGAAGATGAATTTATCGGTTATGAACACACTAATTCAGTGAGCAAAATTCTTCATTTACTAAATGAAGAAAATGAGCTAAGTGAAAACGATGGAACTTCATATTTAATTCTTGATAAAACTCCATTTTATGCAACCAGTGGTGGACAAAAACACGACAGAGGTTACATAGAACAAAATGGAGTAAAGCTTGAAATATTAAATGTATTTAAAGATAAATTTGGAAACCATGTTCATAAGGTAGTTGGAAAACTTTCTAAAAATTATCCAGTAACTTGCCAAGTTGATTTAAAAATTAGAAGAGGTCTTGAAAGAAATCACTCAGGAACTCACTTGATGTTTTGTGCGCTTAGAAACGTATTTGGAAATCAAATAAAACAACTAGGTTCAGATAATAACGAAGATAGATTAACCTTTGACGCACCTTTTGATGCCAAACCTACTAACGAAGAAATTTTAAAAGTAGAAAATTTAGTAAAAAGTTATATTCAAAAAAAAGTAGATCGTCAATATTTAATAATGGATATTGATCAGGCAAAAGAAATAAACGCTATTATGACTTTAGAAGAAGCCGAATACATGGATTCTTCTAAACTTAGAATAGTTAATTTCAATGGAATTACTGCTGATTTATGTGGTGGGACTCACCTTGAAAACACAAAACTTTTAGAAGATTTTAAAATTACTTCAGTAGAAAAAAAAGCCGCAGGAGTATATAGAATTAGAGCTATATCTTCAAAAGAAACAATTGAAAAATATTTAGAAAATCAAAAGCAAGAATTAATGCAGGAGCTTCTTGTTTTAGTTAAAAAACTAAAAGACATGCAATTTGATTTTAAGGTTTCATTAGATGAATCTTTAGAATTAAGCAACCAAATCCAAGAAATTAAAAACTTAACTAATTTAGCTAGTGAAGCTATTAAAAATAAAATCAAAGAAAACTCTAAAAAAATAAGTATTGATTTAAATGAAATTAAGCTTGAAAATATAAATGGTAATTATTTATATTTAAATGATGAAATTTCAAAAGAAGAAATTAAAAACCTATCAGGAGTTATTAGAGAAAAATTTCCAAATGCTTTAGTTATTTTAATTTCTAAAGGCGAAACTCAAAGCGCAATTTCATTTGCTTCAAAAAAATATAATTCAATTAACGTGTTAAAAGAACTTGCAAATCATTTTGAACTTAGAGGTGGTGGAAATGCAATTCTTGCAATGGGTTCAATTAAAGATTATTCAAAATTAAAAACATTTTTAAAAGAAAAATATAAATGAGAAAATTAG
- the ruvX gene encoding Holliday junction resolvase RuvX, whose product MRKLGIDFGLSRIGFAISNESNSFSLALENFDYDGSYEKIIQKIQLFLDEYKIDKFIIGYPLNSRGEKTKTCLLIDEFIIHLEKNFDQKIKLINESYSSRKASEILHQANIKNKKQKDKKDMLAAKIILQDYLDLYK is encoded by the coding sequence ATGAGAAAATTAGGAATTGACTTTGGACTTTCAAGAATTGGTTTTGCAATTTCAAATGAATCAAATTCTTTTTCACTAGCTCTTGAAAATTTTGACTATGATGGTAGCTATGAAAAAATAATTCAAAAAATCCAGCTATTTTTAGATGAATATAAAATTGACAAATTTATAATTGGCTATCCTTTAAATTCAAGAGGAGAAAAAACTAAAACTTGTTTATTAATTGATGAATTTATAATTCATTTAGAAAAAAATTTTGATCAAAAAATAAAGCTAATTAATGAATCTTATTCTTCAAGAAAAGCTAGTGAAATTTTGCATCAAGCCAATATAAAAAATAAAAAACAAAAAGATAAAAAAGATATGCTTGCAGCTAAAATTATTTTGCAAGACTATTTAGATTTATATAAATAA
- a CDS encoding BC85_0335 family putative methyltransferase, with translation MIFSENVRKWLSISIGIAFFIALLSIIITWIIIRRTRNRYFAKTQQEAWNQINKLREDVGQLDFSLIELFKTKANAFDIEGILNTIYQNNFENSLIISYKDHFPFYSINNKNKKNTLYLETEFDSYSWDYIKEKVPNKFEKDIKKYDEKSPLNMLAIFSSKNNPIEIFNKLKDKFTNDSLVIIKHSILTKREVKELIAYAKDHKFLYEISPFGTKYFFMVIKK, from the coding sequence ATGATTTTTAGTGAAAATGTTAGAAAATGACTTTCAATTTCTATAGGAATTGCCTTTTTTATAGCGCTGCTGTCTATAATTATTACTTGAATAATTATTAGAAGAACTAGAAATAGATATTTTGCCAAAACGCAGCAAGAAGCTTGAAATCAAATTAACAAACTTCGTGAAGATGTAGGTCAGCTAGATTTTTCACTTATTGAATTATTTAAAACCAAAGCTAACGCATTTGACATTGAAGGAATTTTAAATACCATTTATCAAAATAATTTTGAAAATAGTTTAATTATTTCTTATAAAGATCACTTTCCTTTTTATTCTATAAATAATAAAAACAAAAAAAATACGCTATATTTAGAAACTGAATTTGATTCTTATTCATGAGATTACATCAAAGAAAAAGTGCCAAATAAATTCGAAAAAGATATTAAAAAATACGATGAAAAATCTCCGCTAAATATGCTTGCGATTTTTTCATCTAAAAATAACCCAATTGAAATTTTTAATAAATTAAAAGATAAATTTACAAATGATTCTTTGGTTATTATCAAACATTCAATTCTAACCAAAAGAGAAGTTAAAGAATTAATAGCTTATGCTAAAGACCATAAATTTTTATATGAAATTTCACCATTTGGGACTAAATATTTTTTTATGGTAATTAAAAAATAA
- the greA gene encoding transcription elongation factor GreA — protein sequence MEQEKIFLSQETLDKYKKEYEKLVKVDRVEIQNALKEARAQGDLSENAEYDVARDKQAVVEARILELEGILDKAQLIKHKDENTISIGSKVTFLDLSTNKEDEVTIMGIHDADPFNKKISNYSPLATAMMSKKEGDTVEVEGLEKYEIKIISVHNRD from the coding sequence ATGGAACAAGAAAAAATTTTTTTATCACAGGAAACTTTAGATAAATATAAAAAAGAATACGAAAAACTTGTAAAAGTTGATCGTGTTGAAATTCAAAATGCTCTTAAAGAAGCTAGAGCTCAAGGGGATTTATCTGAAAATGCCGAATATGATGTAGCTAGAGATAAACAAGCTGTTGTAGAAGCTAGAATTTTAGAACTGGAAGGAATTCTAGATAAAGCTCAACTAATTAAACATAAAGATGAAAATACCATTTCAATTGGAAGCAAAGTTACTTTTTTAGATTTAAGCACTAACAAAGAAGACGAAGTTACAATAATGGGAATTCATGACGCTGATCCATTTAACAAAAAAATATCAAATTACTCTCCGCTTGCGACTGCAATGATGTCAAAAAAAGAAGGAGACACTGTGGAAGTTGAAGGATTGGAGAAATACGAAATTAAAATTATAAGTGTTCACAATAGA